A window from Streptomyces sp. NBC_00299 encodes these proteins:
- a CDS encoding helix-turn-helix transcriptional regulator, which produces MAPRLYDRAEQFGVLHELLAAARRGSTRLAVVSGPTGFGKSELMHAFAAQAVAAGASYLAATASRTEQKVPFGVLTQLFDGSDLPHDPVAELVPPVNDNLSELLSRDPASPIAGRTFQRVHRALLELVEQESAAGPLVVGIDDLHYADHASMQSLFTLVRRVRAARLLVILTVPGDGQLLDLPFHADIPPSPYSVPVRLPALTAHGTRELLEHELGRVAAQRWASEVHAICGGNPQFARGLVDDNRLPVADNGDSLTLGAQYSKAVLACLHRCDCTGLEVARAIAVLGDAVSERLLGQFLGLDRKSTDRALRDLHQLGLVHGVRFRHQGTGTILLDAMTYEERSEQHRRAADLMLQHNVPAPIVARQLLAAGHTVRQHDVPVLQEAAAHAWSVREARLALDLLETAARNDQDRLQGLRTTVMLAGVEFHVDPGAAARRVPLLTRAVLDGELTGPLAASVGMLQLVLGDSRSAMDTLRRGDALPGCDSATWGAAETLRMWLSVVYPESAQAMAESGERQQGSCVLNIRGREAVELLKSALTAGPSPEVVEDAKRLLRASKVGVVAMLDLVVALLVVAAGDDTVAADRWAKSYQAEADSHPSRIWRGMYAATRAEIALRRGALDEAKRHAETALTLVPVEHWGIGAGRPLAVLLQVFTLTGSYARAAELTRVTLPAAMFRSPLGMSYLTARGRYFLAINQPAAALEDFLTVGRRVSAWNCDEPALFPWRTDAVRACLRLGRERQARQLATEQLERCAPHTGRERATALWAVALCGPVYERLNLLEQAVETMAGREAPIELAYVLADQADALRAVGQESKARMLEWRSGQLLDAVGAIAAPTSGVERGDRETTEHAAVPQASTEVLTKAELRVAALAARGMSNRQIARRLFITVSTVEQHLTRVYRKLKVKRRDDLPGDLVDDAVDGVSAA; this is translated from the coding sequence GTGGCACCACGGTTGTACGACCGTGCCGAGCAATTCGGCGTGCTGCACGAACTGTTGGCCGCTGCCCGTCGGGGCAGCACGCGGCTGGCAGTGGTATCGGGGCCCACGGGATTCGGCAAGTCCGAGCTGATGCACGCGTTTGCCGCCCAGGCCGTTGCCGCCGGCGCCTCATATCTGGCGGCAACGGCCTCCCGCACCGAGCAGAAGGTCCCGTTCGGTGTGCTCACCCAGCTCTTCGACGGTTCCGATCTGCCGCACGATCCGGTGGCCGAGCTGGTCCCGCCCGTGAATGACAACCTGTCCGAGTTGCTGTCGCGGGACCCCGCCTCGCCCATTGCGGGCAGGACCTTCCAGCGTGTCCACCGGGCCCTGCTGGAACTGGTCGAGCAGGAGTCGGCCGCCGGTCCGCTGGTGGTGGGTATCGACGACCTCCACTACGCCGACCACGCCTCGATGCAGAGCCTGTTCACCCTGGTGCGTCGGGTGCGCGCGGCGCGGCTGCTCGTCATCCTGACCGTGCCGGGCGACGGCCAGCTGCTCGATCTGCCGTTCCACGCCGACATCCCGCCGTCGCCGTACTCGGTGCCGGTGCGGCTGCCCGCACTCACGGCGCATGGCACCCGGGAGCTCCTGGAGCACGAGCTCGGCCGGGTGGCCGCGCAGCGCTGGGCGTCTGAGGTGCACGCGATCTGCGGCGGCAACCCGCAGTTCGCGCGGGGTCTGGTGGACGACAACCGTCTGCCGGTCGCTGACAACGGTGATTCGCTGACCCTCGGCGCGCAGTACAGCAAGGCGGTGCTGGCCTGCCTCCACCGCTGTGACTGCACCGGCCTCGAAGTGGCCCGGGCCATCGCGGTGCTCGGCGACGCCGTGAGCGAGCGGCTGCTCGGCCAGTTCCTCGGCCTGGACCGCAAGTCGACGGATCGGGCCCTGCGTGATCTGCACCAGCTCGGTCTTGTGCACGGCGTGCGGTTCCGCCACCAGGGCACCGGCACGATCCTGCTCGACGCGATGACGTACGAGGAACGCAGCGAGCAGCACCGCCGGGCGGCTGATCTGATGCTCCAGCACAACGTCCCGGCGCCCATCGTTGCCCGGCAACTGCTGGCCGCCGGTCACACGGTGCGCCAGCACGACGTCCCGGTCCTCCAGGAGGCGGCCGCGCACGCCTGGTCCGTGCGGGAGGCCCGGCTCGCGCTGGACCTTCTGGAGACGGCGGCCCGCAACGACCAGGACCGCCTCCAGGGGCTGAGGACGACGGTGATGCTCGCCGGCGTCGAGTTCCACGTCGACCCCGGCGCCGCCGCGCGACGGGTGCCGCTGCTGACCAGGGCCGTGCTCGACGGTGAGCTGACCGGGCCCCTGGCAGCCTCCGTGGGCATGCTCCAGTTGGTGCTGGGCGACAGCCGCAGTGCCATGGACACGCTGCGCAGGGGCGACGCGCTCCCGGGATGTGACAGTGCCACGTGGGGCGCCGCGGAGACGCTGCGGATGTGGTTGTCGGTTGTGTATCCCGAGTCCGCGCAGGCCATGGCAGAGTCCGGTGAGCGACAGCAGGGGAGCTGCGTGCTCAACATCCGCGGCAGAGAAGCCGTGGAACTGCTGAAGTCGGCGCTCACCGCCGGTCCTTCGCCCGAGGTGGTGGAGGACGCCAAGCGACTTCTGCGGGCGTCCAAGGTGGGCGTGGTCGCGATGCTGGATCTGGTGGTGGCCCTGCTCGTGGTCGCCGCGGGGGACGACACGGTGGCCGCCGACCGCTGGGCGAAGAGCTACCAGGCCGAGGCCGACAGCCACCCCTCGCGCATCTGGCGCGGGATGTACGCGGCCACGCGCGCGGAGATCGCACTGCGGCGCGGTGCCCTGGACGAGGCGAAACGGCACGCCGAAACGGCGCTGACCCTCGTGCCCGTGGAGCACTGGGGGATTGGCGCCGGGCGGCCGCTCGCGGTGCTCCTGCAGGTGTTCACGCTGACCGGGAGCTACGCACGTGCGGCGGAACTCACCCGTGTCACGTTGCCGGCCGCGATGTTCCGCTCGCCCCTCGGCATGAGCTATCTGACAGCGCGGGGACGGTACTTCCTCGCCATCAATCAGCCGGCCGCGGCACTCGAGGACTTCCTGACGGTCGGGCGGCGCGTCTCGGCCTGGAACTGCGACGAGCCCGCGCTGTTCCCGTGGCGCACCGACGCGGTACGGGCCTGCCTGCGCCTGGGGCGTGAGCGTCAGGCCCGGCAACTGGCCACCGAGCAACTGGAGCGGTGCGCGCCACACACCGGGCGCGAGCGCGCGACAGCCCTGTGGGCCGTGGCCCTGTGCGGTCCGGTGTACGAGCGCCTCAACCTGCTGGAGCAGGCGGTGGAGACGATGGCGGGACGCGAAGCGCCTATCGAACTGGCGTACGTGCTCGCCGATCAGGCCGACGCGCTGCGTGCCGTCGGGCAGGAGAGCAAGGCGAGGATGCTCGAGTGGCGCTCCGGGCAACTGCTCGACGCCGTCGGCGCGATCGCCGCCCCGACGTCCGGAGTCGAGCGGGGCGACCGCGAGACGACCGAACACGCCGCGGTCCCGCAGGCGTCGACGGAGGTGCTGACCAAAGCAGAGTTGAGGGTCGCGGCCCTGGCGGCGCGAGGCATGAGCAACCGGCAGATCGCTCGCCGCCTTTTCATCACGGTGAGCACGGTGGAGCAGCACCTCACGCGGGTCTACCGGAAGTTGAAGGTCAAGCGGCGGGACGACCTTCCTGGCGATCTGGTGGACGATGCGGTGGACGGGGTGAGCGCTGCCTGA
- a CDS encoding MFS transporter, which yields MSSPSSAGVSPRAGAREWLGLGILALPTLLLALDMSVLYLAVPHLGADLLPSTSQLLWIMDIYGFMIAGFLVTMGTLGDRIGRRKLLLIGAAAFGAASVLAAYAPSAELLILARALLGIAGATLMPSTLALISVMFQDAKQRGSAIGVWMMCFSAGTAIGPLVGGLLLDSFWWGSVFLIGVPVMLVLLVAGPVLLPEYRDPDGGRIDLGSVVLSLLAVLPVIYGIKRFAEEGVDPQSLAGILVGLFFGVVFVRRQRKLDEPLIDLNLFSHRAFSVSLIVLLLSMATVGGTVLFYTQFLQSVEGMSPIKAGLWMLPSAIGMIMGSMATPALAARLAPRVVVGIGMGISAVGYLLLTQVDSVSGLPVLITGVTVAFVGTSSVLVLGTDLVVGSAPPEKAGSAASLSEASSEFGIAFGVATIGTIGTAVYRSGIEDAVPSGLDASAAEDVRDSMAGAADAAANMPELLAAARDAFADGLNVSAGINAAIAAVLAVLALVVLKTTGQGGEDLAETTDPQESPSADVASVGDSRA from the coding sequence ATGTCATCACCCTCATCAGCCGGAGTCTCGCCGCGGGCAGGGGCCCGCGAGTGGCTCGGCTTGGGAATCCTGGCCCTACCAACCCTGCTGTTGGCGCTGGACATGAGCGTCCTGTACCTGGCGGTGCCTCATCTCGGGGCGGACCTGCTGCCGAGCACCTCGCAGCTGCTGTGGATCATGGACATCTACGGGTTCATGATCGCGGGCTTCCTGGTCACCATGGGGACGCTGGGTGACCGGATCGGCCGCCGAAAGCTGCTGCTCATCGGCGCGGCCGCGTTCGGCGCCGCGTCGGTCCTGGCCGCGTACGCCCCCAGCGCGGAGCTGCTGATCCTCGCCCGAGCCCTCCTCGGTATCGCGGGCGCCACGCTTATGCCGTCCACGCTCGCGCTGATCAGCGTCATGTTCCAGGACGCCAAACAGCGCGGCAGCGCCATCGGCGTCTGGATGATGTGCTTCTCCGCGGGTACGGCCATCGGCCCGCTGGTCGGCGGCCTGCTGCTGGACAGCTTCTGGTGGGGCTCGGTCTTCCTGATCGGTGTTCCGGTCATGCTCGTGCTGCTGGTGGCCGGACCCGTCCTGCTCCCGGAGTACCGGGATCCGGACGGCGGGCGCATCGACCTGGGCAGCGTCGTGCTGTCCCTGCTTGCGGTGCTGCCGGTCATCTACGGCATCAAGCGGTTCGCGGAGGAGGGCGTCGACCCGCAGAGCCTCGCCGGGATCCTCGTCGGTCTGTTCTTCGGCGTCGTTTTCGTGCGCCGGCAGCGAAAGCTGGACGAGCCGCTGATCGACCTGAACCTGTTCTCGCACCGCGCGTTCAGCGTCTCCCTGATCGTGCTGCTGCTCAGCATGGCGACGGTCGGCGGGACGGTGCTCTTCTACACGCAGTTCCTGCAGTCCGTCGAGGGCATGTCGCCCATCAAGGCGGGTCTGTGGATGCTGCCCTCCGCGATCGGCATGATCATGGGCTCGATGGCCACCCCGGCGCTCGCCGCCCGACTGGCCCCGCGTGTGGTGGTCGGCATCGGCATGGGCATCTCGGCCGTCGGCTACCTGCTGCTGACGCAGGTGGACAGCGTGTCCGGACTGCCCGTGCTCATCACCGGCGTCACCGTCGCGTTCGTCGGTACGAGCTCGGTCCTGGTACTCGGTACCGATCTCGTGGTGGGTTCGGCGCCGCCGGAGAAGGCCGGCTCGGCCGCCTCGCTGTCGGAGGCCAGCTCCGAGTTCGGCATCGCGTTCGGTGTCGCCACCATCGGCACCATCGGCACCGCCGTCTACCGAAGCGGAATCGAGGACGCCGTTCCGTCCGGCCTGGATGCCTCAGCGGCGGAGGACGTGCGCGACTCGATGGCCGGTGCGGCGGATGCCGCCGCCAACATGCCCGAGCTGCTTGCCGCGGCACGCGACGCGTTCGCGGACGGACTCAATGTCAGCGCCGGCATCAACGCGGCCATCGCCGCCGTGCTGGCCGTACTCGCTCTCGTGGTGCTCAAGACCACCGGGCAGGGCGGCGAGGACCTCGCGGAGACCACGGACCCACAAGAGAGCCCGTCCGCGGATGTCGCTTCCGTGGGGGACAGCCGGGCTTGA
- a CDS encoding NAD(P)-dependent oxidoreductase — translation MHIGVIGATGGIGSRVVTEALGRGHRVTALTRDASLISEKPGDVVGRGDIEWKSVDVLNADSIAAILPGLDVLISGFQPGNAAKDLAGAVQRSIAEPTLFSTAARALLTAMESHPRTRLVVIGGVGSLEVEPGRVLADSDELLHATLDELGLPREYAAAVRGHRDALDVLRLSNRRWTYFSPAKEIFPGRRTGRFRLGDDQLVVDADGRSRISMEDAAVALVDEVELPRYVQRRFTIGY, via the coding sequence ATGCACATCGGAGTCATCGGCGCCACCGGCGGTATCGGAAGCCGGGTCGTCACAGAAGCTCTCGGCCGGGGACACCGCGTCACGGCGCTGACCCGCGATGCCTCGCTGATCAGCGAGAAGCCCGGTGACGTGGTGGGCCGGGGCGACATCGAGTGGAAGAGCGTCGACGTACTGAACGCGGACAGCATCGCCGCGATCCTGCCGGGACTGGACGTCCTGATCAGCGGGTTCCAGCCCGGGAACGCCGCCAAGGACCTGGCCGGCGCCGTGCAGCGTTCCATAGCCGAACCCACCCTCTTCTCCACCGCGGCCCGGGCCCTGCTGACAGCAATGGAGAGCCACCCCCGCACCCGCCTCGTGGTCATCGGCGGCGTCGGCAGTCTGGAAGTCGAGCCCGGTCGCGTCCTGGCCGACTCCGACGAACTCCTGCACGCGACCCTCGACGAACTCGGGCTCCCCCGGGAGTACGCCGCCGCAGTGCGCGGCCACCGGGACGCCCTTGACGTGCTACGCCTTTCGAATCGGCGGTGGACCTACTTCAGCCCTGCCAAGGAGATCTTCCCGGGCCGGCGCACCGGCCGATTCCGCCTCGGGGACGATCAACTGGTGGTGGACGCGGACGGGCGCAGCCGCATCTCCATGGAGGACGCGGCTGTGGCCCTGGTCGACGAGGTGGAGTTGCCTCGATACGTGCAGCGCCGATTCACGATCGGCTACTGA